One region of Brassica napus cultivar Da-Ae chromosome A10, Da-Ae, whole genome shotgun sequence genomic DNA includes:
- the LOC125579273 gene encoding uncharacterized protein LOC125579273, which yields MYSRGTGKPTIVLEAVADYDLWIWHAFFGAPGTMNDLNILDRSPVFDDVINGIAPQVNFYVNGHPYHLAYYLTDGIYPDWATFIQSIRLPQSEKHSLFAKTQEAVRKDVERAFGVLQARFAVVRNPSNLWDKHKIGNIMRACIILHNMIVEDERAEMTQYVVPGYEESEEERFSVNMPSPLEAVGIRQQAAVNFIASSVQITLYHP from the exons atgtattcacgaggaaCCGGAAAACCGACAATTGTGCTGGAGGCGGTTGCTGACTACGacctttggatatggcacgcgttTTTTGGAGCACCAGGTACCatgaacgatcttaatattcttgatcgatcacctgtttttgatgacgtTATTAACGGAATAGCACCACAAGTCAACTTCTATGTTAATGGTCATCCATACCATTTGGCCTATTATCTCACTGATGGGATTTATCCTGACTGGGcgacttttattcaatctatccgTCTACCACAAAGTGAGAAACATTCGTTATTTGCTAAAACCCAAGAAGCTGTTAGGAAAGATGTGGAACGTGCCTTTGGAGTCCTGCAAGCTAGATTTGCAGTCGTCAGAAATCCATCTAATTTATGGGATAAACACAAAATAGgaaatattatgagagcatgtatcatcctccataatatgattgtcgagGATGAACGGGCAGAAATGACACAATATGTGGTTCCTGGATATGAAGAAAGTGAAGAGGAAAGATTTTCCGTCAATATGCCTTCGCCACTCG AGGCTGTTGGTATCCGACAGCAAGCAGCTGTGAATTTCATAGCCAGTTCTGTCCAAATAACCCTTTACCATCCATAA
- the LOC106371198 gene encoding zinc transporter 5 isoform X1 produces the protein MRITHNVKLLLFFFLISLLLISVSAGESKCECSHEEDEGNKAGARKYKIAAIPSVLVAGVIGVLFPLLGNFFPSLRPETNFFFVTKAFAAGVILATGFMHVLPEGYEKLTSPCLKGEAWEFPFTGFIAMVAAILTLSVDSFATSYFHRLHNKTSKKIGDGEEQIGGGGGGDVLGLHVHAHGHAHGIVGVDSGESEVQLHRTRVVAQVLEVGIIVHSVVIGISLGASQSPDTAKALFAALMFHQCFEGLGLGGCIAQGKFNCMSITIMSIFFSVTTPIGIAVGMGIASSYNESSQTALIVQGVLNAASAGILIYMSLVDFLAADFMHPKMQSNTGLRIMAHISLLIGAGIMSLLAKWA, from the exons ATGAGAATCACACATAACGTCAAGCTCTtactcttctttttcctcatcTCTCTCCTCCTCATCTCCGTATCTGCTGGCGAGTCTAAGTGCGAGTGTTCAcacgaagaagacgaaggaaACAAAGCGGGAGCCAGGAAATACAAGATCGCTGCCATACCTTCCGTTCTCGTCGCCGGAGTTATCGGCGTTCTCTTTCCGTTGCTAGGAAACTTCTTTCCGTCGTTAAGACCGGAGACGAACTTCTTCTTCGTGACAAAAGCCTTCGCCGCAGGAGTAATCTTGGCCACGGGGTTTATGCACGTGCTGCCTGAAGGCTACGAGAAGCTTACGTCACCCTGTCTGAAAGGAGAAGCTTGGGAGTTTCCGTTCACTGGGTTCATTGCGATGGTCGCAGCGATTTTAACCCTCTCCGTTGACTCTTTTGCCACGTCATATTTTCATAGATTGCATAATAAGACGTCTAAGAAGATCGGTGACGGTGAAGAGCAAATcggtggcggtggtggtggagacGTGCTCGGGTTGCACGTGCATGCTCATGGTCACGCGCACGGAATTGTCGGTGTAGATTCTGGTGAATCCGAGGTTCAGCTTCACCGTACTCGAGTTGTGGCCCAG gTGTTGGAGGTGGGAATAATCGTACACTCAGTGGTAATAGGAATATCACTGGGAGCATCACAAAGTCCAGACACtgccaaagctctctttgctgCTTTAATGTTTCATCAATGCTTCGAAGGTCTTGGCCTTGGTGGTTGCATCGCTCAG GGGAAATTTAATTGTATGTCGATAACAATAATGTcgatatttttttctgtaacgACACCAATCGGAATAGCAGTTGGAATGGGAATAGCAAGCTCTTATAATGAGTCGAGCCAGACGGCTCTGATAGTTCAAGGAGTGCTTAATGCTGCATCCGCAGGGATCCTCATCTATATGTCTCTCGTAGATTTTCTCGCAGCTGATTTTATGCACCCTAAGATGCAATCTAACACTGGGCTTCGAATTATGGCCCATATCTCTCTTCTTATCGGTGCTGGAATTATGTCACTTTTAGCTAAATGGGCTTAA
- the LOC106371198 gene encoding zinc transporter 5 isoform X2 — MRITHNVKLLLFFFLISLLLISVSAGESKCECSHEEDEGNKAGARKYKIAAIPSVLVAGVIGVLFPLLGNFFPSLRPETNFFFVTKAFAAGVILATGFMHVLPEGYEKLTSPCLKGEAWEFPFTGFIAMVAAILTLSVDSFATSYFHRLHNKTSKKIGDGEEQIGGGGGGDVLGLHVHAHGHAHGIVGVDSGESEVQLHRTRVVAQVLEVGIIVHSVVIGISLGASQSPDTAKALFAALMFHQCFEGLGLGGCIAQGRLRRGTSSADRSGSKPCLPYINSQGI, encoded by the exons ATGAGAATCACACATAACGTCAAGCTCTtactcttctttttcctcatcTCTCTCCTCCTCATCTCCGTATCTGCTGGCGAGTCTAAGTGCGAGTGTTCAcacgaagaagacgaaggaaACAAAGCGGGAGCCAGGAAATACAAGATCGCTGCCATACCTTCCGTTCTCGTCGCCGGAGTTATCGGCGTTCTCTTTCCGTTGCTAGGAAACTTCTTTCCGTCGTTAAGACCGGAGACGAACTTCTTCTTCGTGACAAAAGCCTTCGCCGCAGGAGTAATCTTGGCCACGGGGTTTATGCACGTGCTGCCTGAAGGCTACGAGAAGCTTACGTCACCCTGTCTGAAAGGAGAAGCTTGGGAGTTTCCGTTCACTGGGTTCATTGCGATGGTCGCAGCGATTTTAACCCTCTCCGTTGACTCTTTTGCCACGTCATATTTTCATAGATTGCATAATAAGACGTCTAAGAAGATCGGTGACGGTGAAGAGCAAATcggtggcggtggtggtggagacGTGCTCGGGTTGCACGTGCATGCTCATGGTCACGCGCACGGAATTGTCGGTGTAGATTCTGGTGAATCCGAGGTTCAGCTTCACCGTACTCGAGTTGTGGCCCAG gTGTTGGAGGTGGGAATAATCGTACACTCAGTGGTAATAGGAATATCACTGGGAGCATCACAAAGTCCAGACACtgccaaagctctctttgctgCTTTAATGTTTCATCAATGCTTCGAAGGTCTTGGCCTTGGTGGTTGCATCGCTCAG GGTCGGCTGAGGAGGGGGACAAGCAGTGCCGACCGCTCCGGATCTAAACCGTGTCTCCCGTATATTAATAGTCAAGggatttaa